The segment AACTCGAACGTGGTGTGGTTAATCAAGCTTTTGACTCCGTTGACTCGAAATGGCTCTCTAAAGCTTAGATTCACTATATGCAATGTAAATAAATGTCTTATATTTCTCCTTGCTCTGCTTCTTATGTATAAGAGCTTGTGTTGTTGTTCATCACACTGTGTTGGTTTGATTCTTCTATTTTCTTTGATCAGAGCCATTCATGGTGCAAAAAGTGTAACTTTTAGGTAGATTAGATAGCAATGATACGGAGAACTGAGACTGTAGAATGTAGTCCAATGTCTtgaaatcttattttttttgaaatattatggTGCAAGTACTGAGACTGGGAATCAAGAAGGAAGTGTTATCAGGTTTAATCCTTATCACATCATTGTGAAAAGAGTGTGGTAGAGTGTAAAAGTCTCAGTATCATACATAAATATAAGTATCAATCTTTCAAGCAAGACCAAAAGTAATAACACAACTCTGCCTTTACATACCAAATACCACACCTTACAAACACCAAATCAATCAAATCAATATCACAAATATGAACAGAAcatggtaaaaaaaaacaatctgcGAGAACAAACTCTGTACCTAAAGGATCcctattcttcttcttgttgctgaTGATGATCATCCTTCTCTTCTGAGATCACATCTACACCCTCCTGATCCTCTCTATGGTTTTCTTCACCGCTACACGGTTTCTTAAACAGAGGATTGGCTTCAAGTTCAGACATTTTCTCCTTTGATTCATTCATCAACATCTCCACCACCTGAGACATTGTTGGTCTCATCTCCGGCTCTCTCTGAGCACACAAAAGACCCACCAACACCACTTTCTTCAACCTTTCTCCCACCTCCTCCTCTTTCACCCTCTCATCCACTATCTCACCAAACTTTCCCTCGTAAACAAGTGGTAACACCCACTCCGATATACCCCTCTTTGTTGTTGCGTTTAGCCTCTCCACTGGTCTCTTCCCACTAACCAGTTCCAGCAATAAGATACCAAAACTAAACACATCCCCTGCTTCTGATGCAACACACTCTGGTGAGAGATACCCATTGTTATTATCATTCTTGGCCTCATCATCTGGCATCAGTTTACCATATCCAAAATCCGTAACCCGAGCTTCATACTCAGAGTTTAGCAACACATTGCTAGCTCTCACATCACCGTGGACTACACGCGGTGTTGCGTGATGGTGTAGGTACCTAAAACAAACATTGTCAGAAAACTAAAGACACTAAAAAATGGTTTTAGATTAGTGAGATGACACTCACGCAATGGCTTGAGCAGCACTTATGGCAATCTTCAACCGCTTAGTACAATCTAGAATGCACTCAGCTGAATGCTGACCATGAAGATGCGAAACCAAGCTCAGATTCGGCATGTACTCATACACGAGAAGACGCTCTTGTCCTTCGTCACAGTAGCCACGCACACTCAACAAGTTCTTGTGACGGATACGCGAAAGAATGTCGACCTCGAGAGCGAAGTTTATATCTTCTCTGTTGCTCCATGACTTTAATCTCTTGACTGCAATCTACAACGAGATCAtgtctttttttgttaaagctGACAAAGGAGGCTGTGCATTAACTGTTAAGGGTTTAAAAAGAGTTGAGAATTACTTGCGAACCATCTGAGAGCTGACCCCAATAGACACTGCTGAAACGTCCTTCGCCGAGTTTGTTGTCGTAGTTGAAACTGTTTGTGGCTGCATGAAGTTCTTTCAGTGAGAAGACCTTACGAGGTGGCTCTGTCTTGGCTTCCTTTTCCCTGTGTGACATCAAACCAAACTTGACCTCAAAAGGAAAACACTATTTTTATATCATTCATTGACAAATCAAGAATTAAGAAGTGTAAATTGCGAAACAGTTgaatcaaaatcacaaaaaataaaatgaaactatTCGAACTTTACAACAAAACCATTAGAGACCGAAGTAAAGGCAAGcataattgatataaaaaatctttaaaacccTATAATCAGGAAGGAACACCAAAGCTGATTgaaccaacaaaataaaataaaaaacagaaaatatataatatattcaaaaaacgAAAAAGGAGAATGAACAATCATAGAATCAATGAATCAAAGACGTACGTACCCATCGGATCCTTTTCCACAACAGCTGCTAAAAAGTTTCATCTTCAGAACAAATCCAAACCAAATTAGAAAAATGAAATTGAGCTGACTCTGATGCTAGATTCTTTCCTCGTTATTGCAGAACAGAGAGCAAAGTACAGGTCTTCTAGAGTTTAGCTCTGAGATTTCGTCTTTGACTctccctagagagagagagagagagagaaaaatactatttatttttaattattttttttgtctgtccgctttactttttatttaaaatatatacaccaaatattcaaaaaaataaaataaaaccttTACCAAAAGAAGAAATCAAAAATTTGAACGTTAGCAGCGgttgtcttttttcttttttgctgtATATTTTAAACTCTATGTTGTTGTCGGAATGGTATCTTTAGATTTTGAATTGTTGTTGTTGAGGGCCGGCTGATGAGTCACGACAACTCATCAGAACCTTTCTATtcaatgttttgttttcttcaaacAAATAAAAGGGACAGAAGATGATTCTCCaatcttcttttatatattaaaaaaaaatcgtaactGAATTAGCTGTagttataaagttttttttgaacTATAACAACATTATATGTTGATTAAATCGCTAAATATGAGAGTGGTCAGAAAGGAATGTTTGCTCTCATCATGAGATTCTACTTGAGGTGATGCTTCACTAACATGGGCTTACGGAATCATGTCCTAATTAATTGCTACAATATGTTACAAAAATGGAATAAGACTTTAATCTTTAATTGAGCTGGTACATGTCCATTAAGGTGCACTTAAAAGCCCATAAGTGATGTAGGATTACTATTGCAGAAAATTTGTTCTAAGTGAATCCTTACTATAGAAGCATATTGTGGGTTAGTTTCCAGTCCATCAAACTCTTTTGAAGGTCACCGGATTAAATTTTGACATTATTAAATTTGGCTTATAGATTGAGCACTGGTAACATCAATACACATCCAAACTATGTAAATCATCAGCTTTACATCATGCTGTAAAGAACACCAACAGGCAGTCCCATCAAATAATCTGACCAATACCCTCAGTCATGTGCTTCACATCCTTTTCCAACAAAACGATCAGCTCCATCTAGTAccatttttcatatatgtggTTTCACTTCCTTGTACgtgatataaaaaatattaaagtgtGGGTGGGTATCACTAACTTTTTATACAAACTTCAATGTGCTGAAAAAGTTATATGCTCCTCCAGACAAAGGCGCAGAAGTAAAGTCAAGCTTAGGTGCTTTCGTAAGCCTTTTTTATAGTGGCGTGAAGTAGCATAACATCCTCTGTCGTAGAAGCAGAGCGAGTGACATTATTGCCAATGGCCCGGTTCTGAGTTCAGCCACATGCTGATAAAATCATGGCTACAGACGGTCTTCTGTAACATACGTATGTGTACATAGGAGGCTTGTGCTTGGAGTGAGTACGCGTATTCTCAGAGCATCCACATTGATGAATTTCTATGAATCTCCCCTTTttgcattattttaatattttttttttgttttttgtttcttctaaaaaaattaattggtcAGACCAATTGCGGGCCGCCACATGGCATGGAATCCGAGCTACAGTGCATGAACTGGTTCACTATCATGAAATTGGAAGGAGCAAGTTCATAAGTTTAGTGGGATCCACGAttataataatatcttttttatttGGGAATGTGTGTGAACCCATTAAGTGATTCTTCAATGGGAATGCTCTCATAATCTTTAACCAGGAGTGTTCTTGAGCATATCGACATGAAACTTGGCCCCCACTTTTTtaacccaatttttttttttttcataaccaAATTTTGGTGTGTTtatctaaaagaaaataatatcaaaactgaaaccagaaaaacttaataataaaaaatcataatacataGATAAATTTCacttttatagattttttttatttatttcttccTTCCTATCTCTTTCCtgactcattttttttaatgttttctgatttatcattttttctctgtattatataactttataagTAATTGGGCTCcccattttgtttgtttgtttaggGTCTTAATATTTGAGGACGGCCCCTGTCTCTAATTAGTCCCAGCTTGATCCACGTCTTCACGGCTCTCAGTATTTTTGCTATAAGGCCGAGTTCATCAAGTTAAAAGTAAGTTCTTGTTTATTCAAATTTGTTACGCCATGTGCTATCCCGTAAGAGTTAAGACTGGTTGTAGCCTGTAGGTCTGTGACGAGTTGTTGCCTTCTTGGGGATAGATTGAACATCATCAAGAATATAACACTGTTTTGTTGATATACTAttacaaaaaatagaaaaatacaattttctatATTCGTTTATTTGCTACACATAATTTATAGTTCCCAAAATTTAAATAGTCTAAAAGCTTCAATAATTTCATTCTTCTCAATTTTAGATTTTCATTCCATATTATCCTTTTCGTTTTTACATTTCGTTAAATATTATTGACATTGCAaagaataatttctttataaaattgTCAACTGTTTGTAggagtatattatatatgagGGCTAGATGATgtcataaatataaatcattttaaatgtAAATCATGGCATTAAGTTCTAAACAGGAAAAGAGATAAGCCaatgagttattcttgggttcacttcATAGGGTGAACttctaggttcaccaaccaataggattttgttatttcatatttgacatcatttaaaaaatgaaataaaatattatcaaattatattacgtttttaaaaataaaaaataaagtaaaaataaataaaataaagtaaaaataaataaaataatactaaaaatgcaaaaacaaatatttttttcaaaaaataaattaataccacaaaaaaacactaatctctaaatgttaaaccctaaatcttttagtaaacctttggataaattataaaactttgatttaaaaaaaatatttataatacaatcaaaaaactataccctaaatcctaaacctaaaccctaaacccttgggtaaaccctaaacccttgggtaaatctgaaattcttggataaatcttaaaatttaagatttatccaaaagtctaagattgaaaatattttttttagattaaaaagtttttttttgtgattagtataatttttatttaatttttattttaaaaatataatataattcgataacattttgtttttttttaaaagataatgaatCTTAAATGATACAATCCCACAAGAATAAGTCTAAGCCAATTATCAGATACCAagttttgttgaaaaaaaagatggggaattttcaaaaataccactttcaaggtaccattattcatttttaccaccactaaagacacattttcaataataccttatttattaaaatggtaaagactcttatatctttgtttttatatgtttttcaaaattctaatcccaaattctaatttctaaacctccaattctaa is part of the Raphanus sativus cultivar WK10039 chromosome 5, ASM80110v3, whole genome shotgun sequence genome and harbors:
- the LOC108805223 gene encoding PTI1-like tyrosine-protein kinase At3g15890, coding for MKLFSSCCGKGSDGEKEAKTEPPRKVFSLKELHAATNSFNYDNKLGEGRFSSVYWGQLSDGSQIAVKRLKSWSNREDINFALEVDILSRIRHKNLLSVRGYCDEGQERLLVYEYMPNLSLVSHLHGQHSAECILDCTKRLKIAISAAQAIAYLHHHATPRVVHGDVRASNVLLNSEYEARVTDFGYGKLMPDDEAKNDNNNGYLSPECVASEAGDVFSFGILLLELVSGKRPVERLNATTKRGISEWVLPLVYEGKFGEIVDERVKEEEVGERLKKVVLVGLLCAQREPEMRPTMSQVVEMLMNESKEKMSELEANPLFKKPCSGEENHREDQEGVDVISEEKDDHHQQQEEE